In Oncorhynchus clarkii lewisi isolate Uvic-CL-2024 chromosome 2, UVic_Ocla_1.0, whole genome shotgun sequence, one DNA window encodes the following:
- the LOC139381147 gene encoding endothelin-2-like has translation MSAHTSLLLLITVCVSMQEGFGLPLSERPKSSDLAPPHRVRTKRCACNNQLDSECHYFCHLDIIWVNTPSKTTVYGLGSPLSRRRRSAGRCVCADSDDHTCTSFCQDRSMVRASERARGWAFPPRKEAARAPGLNER, from the exons ATGTCAGCACACACCAGCCTGCTCCTtctcatcactgtgtgtgtgtccatgcaggAAG GATTTGGACTTCCACTGTCAGAGAGGCCTAAGTCCAGTGATCTGGCTCCACCTCACAGAGTGCGGACCAAACGCTGTGCCTGCAACAACCAGCTGGACTCTGAATGCCACTACTTTTGCCATCTCGACATCATCTGGGTCAACACACCAAG TAAGACCACTGTTTACGGCTTGGGCAGCCCTCTGTCACGTCGCCGTAGGTCTGCCGGTCGCTGTGTGTGTGCCGACTCTGACGACCACACCTGCACCAGCTTCTGTCAGGACAG ATCTATGGTCAGAGCCTCTGAGAGAGCCAGGGGATGGGCCTTTCCACCCAGGAAGGAAGCAGCCAGGGCCCCTGGGCTTAATGAGCGCTAA